AACACCGTTCCCGGCAGTTTTGAGTTGACCCTGGGCTCTCAGTACATGGCCATGAGCAATGAGATAGATGCCGTCATTGCCTTAGGCGTGGTCATTAAAGGCGAGACCAAGCATGATGATTACATCTGCCACGCCGTGGCCAAAGGACTGACAGACGTGGCCCTTAAATTCAACAAACCAGTCATCTTTGGTCTGGTCACCACCAATGACGAGCAGCAGGCCCTGGACCGCGCCGGCGGAAAGCACGGCAACAAAGGCGTAGAAGCCGCCGTGACGGCCATTCAAATGCTGGCGTTACACAGCTAATAGTACTTCCATTAAAGCCCACCAACAGAAAGGCCCGCAAAGATGTCTGCGGGCCTTTCTGTTGGTGGAACACCGTATTTGTCGTTTTTGGGCTCTTTTCATGAAA
The nucleotide sequence above comes from Nibribacter ruber. Encoded proteins:
- the ribH gene encoding 6,7-dimethyl-8-ribityllumazine synthase, which codes for MATSLKNLSDYNSDQLPDISGKRFGIVVAEWNKTITDALCKGAYETLLTHGAKPENIHRNTVPGSFELTLGSQYMAMSNEIDAVIALGVVIKGETKHDDYICHAVAKGLTDVALKFNKPVIFGLVTTNDEQQALDRAGGKHGNKGVEAAVTAIQMLALHS